A part of Streptomyces sp. NBC_01235 genomic DNA contains:
- a CDS encoding serine/threonine-protein kinase, with amino-acid sequence MSEEPGSERLIAGRYRLLTPLGEGGMGTVWRAHDEVLHREVAVKEVRAPHGLAASDVERMYARLEREAWAAARVANRNVVTVYDVATQDGRPWIVMEIVRGISLAELLDAEGPLEPARAAHIGAEVLSALRAAHEAGVLHRDVKPANVLLSNDDRVVLTDFGIATVEGTSALTMTGEVIGSPEFLAPERALGRTPGPESDLWSLGVLLYAAVEGNSPFRYDTPLSTVRAIVDEELPPPRRAGPLAPVIEGLLRKDPAERLPADVAERDLRIVAAGGDPRADTTRTTPQAPYSPYTPYPPTAATPAEPLRQEPPAPTPPQPWTTAPATTASTEPERNRRAGVVLVAGVAALALAVAGLTYGLLNRDDGSGGGTGGVTNSGTEILSSPPTQPETSERTSEPPSPSPSPSESESSEAPAQTVAVTVTGAHTDYSGSCPPPDADAPAFTATITVGRLPATVSYRWVSKEGELSGQTWKTLDFPSGGGKSKQDKVIVSTYAESGTYENAIGVEVRKPVKVTSDSVPFSVTCETEAPTDGTSPSSSPSE; translated from the coding sequence GTGTCCGAAGAACCGGGCAGTGAACGTCTGATCGCGGGCCGCTACCGCCTGCTGACCCCGCTCGGCGAGGGCGGCATGGGGACGGTGTGGCGGGCCCATGACGAGGTGCTGCACCGTGAGGTCGCCGTCAAGGAGGTGCGCGCCCCGCACGGGCTGGCCGCCTCGGACGTCGAGCGGATGTACGCCCGGCTGGAGCGCGAGGCCTGGGCGGCGGCCCGGGTCGCGAACCGGAACGTCGTCACGGTGTACGACGTGGCCACTCAGGACGGGCGGCCGTGGATCGTCATGGAGATCGTGCGCGGGATCTCCCTCGCCGAGCTGCTGGACGCCGAGGGGCCTCTCGAACCGGCGCGGGCCGCGCACATCGGCGCCGAGGTGCTGTCCGCGCTGCGGGCCGCGCACGAGGCCGGGGTGCTGCACCGGGACGTCAAACCGGCGAACGTGCTGCTGTCGAACGACGACCGGGTGGTGCTCACCGACTTCGGCATCGCGACCGTCGAGGGCACTTCCGCGCTGACCATGACCGGCGAGGTCATCGGCTCCCCCGAGTTCCTCGCGCCGGAGCGCGCGCTGGGGCGTACGCCGGGGCCCGAGTCGGACCTGTGGTCGCTGGGCGTGCTGCTGTACGCGGCGGTCGAGGGCAACTCCCCCTTCCGGTACGACACTCCGCTGAGCACCGTGCGCGCGATCGTCGACGAGGAACTGCCGCCGCCGCGCCGGGCCGGGCCGCTCGCGCCCGTGATCGAGGGGCTGCTGCGCAAGGACCCGGCCGAGCGGCTGCCGGCCGACGTGGCCGAGCGGGACCTGCGGATCGTCGCGGCGGGCGGCGACCCGCGCGCGGACACGACCCGTACGACGCCACAGGCGCCGTACTCGCCGTACACGCCCTATCCGCCGACGGCCGCGACCCCCGCCGAGCCCCTGCGCCAGGAGCCGCCGGCTCCGACCCCGCCCCAGCCCTGGACGACGGCCCCGGCGACGACCGCCTCGACGGAGCCGGAACGCAACCGGCGCGCCGGTGTCGTCCTGGTCGCCGGTGTGGCCGCGCTGGCGCTGGCGGTCGCCGGGCTGACGTACGGACTGCTGAACCGCGACGACGGCAGCGGCGGCGGCACCGGTGGGGTCACCAACAGCGGTACGGAGATCCTGAGTTCGCCTCCGACACAGCCGGAGACGAGCGAAAGGACCAGCGAGCCGCCGAGTCCGAGCCCGAGCCCGAGCGAGAGCGAGAGCTCCGAGGCCCCGGCGCAGACCGTCGCGGTCACCGTCACCGGCGCGCACACGGACTACTCCGGTTCCTGTCCGCCGCCGGACGCCGACGCGCCGGCCTTCACGGCGACGATCACCGTGGGGCGGCTGCCCGCGACGGTGTCCTATCGCTGGGTGTCGAAGGAGGGTGAGCTCTCCGGGCAGACCTGGAAGACGCTCGACTTCCCGTCGGGCGGGGGCAAGTCCAAGCAGGACAAGGTGATCGTGTCGACGTACGCGGAGAGCGGGACGTACGAGAACGCGATCGGCGTCGAGGTGCGGAAGCCGGTGAAGGTGACGTCCGACTCGGTGCCGTTCTCGGTCACCTGCGAGACGGAGGCCCCGACCGACGGGACCTCCCCCTCCTCCTCGCCGTCCGAGTGA
- a CDS encoding SGNH/GDSL hydrolase family protein, which translates to MRRSRLVVFVSSLLLAAGAALTGATAAQASQLAATGGYVALGDSYSSGVGAGSYISSSGDCKRSTKAYPYLWNAAHAPASFTFAACSGARTDDVLASQLGGLNSSTGLVSVTVGGNDAGFADVMTTCVTSSDSTCLNRINTAKAYVDSTLPGKLDTVYSTIRAKAPGARVVVIGYPRFYRLGTVCLGLSETKRSAINNAADHLDAATAERAAAHGFTFGDVRTPFTGHEICSGSSWLHSLSLLNIGESYHPTASGQSGGYLPVLNSAA; encoded by the coding sequence ATGAGACGTTCCCGACTTGTCGTATTCGTCAGCTCACTCCTCCTCGCAGCCGGCGCCGCCCTCACCGGGGCGACGGCGGCACAGGCGTCCCAACTCGCCGCGACCGGCGGCTATGTGGCGCTCGGCGACTCCTACTCCTCCGGCGTCGGCGCGGGCAGCTACATCAGCTCCAGCGGCGACTGCAAGCGCAGCACCAAGGCGTACCCGTACCTCTGGAACGCCGCCCACGCCCCCGCCTCGTTCACCTTCGCGGCCTGCTCGGGCGCCCGGACGGATGACGTTCTGGCGAGTCAGCTCGGCGGCCTGAACTCCTCCACCGGCCTCGTCTCCGTCACCGTCGGAGGCAACGACGCGGGCTTCGCCGACGTCATGACGACCTGCGTCACCAGCTCCGACAGCACCTGCCTGAACCGCATCAACACCGCCAAGGCGTACGTCGACTCGACACTCCCCGGCAAACTCGACACCGTCTACTCGACGATCCGCGCGAAGGCGCCGGGCGCGCGCGTGGTCGTCATCGGCTATCCCCGCTTCTACCGGCTCGGCACGGTCTGCCTGGGCCTGTCCGAGACCAAGCGCTCCGCCATCAACAACGCGGCCGACCACCTCGACGCCGCGACCGCCGAGCGCGCCGCCGCCCACGGCTTCACCTTCGGCGACGTCCGCACCCCGTTCACCGGCCACGAGATCTGCTCCGGCAGCTCCTGGCTGCACAGCCTCAGCCTGCTGAACATCGGCGAGTCCTACCACCCGACCGCGTCCGGTCAGTCGGGTGGCTACCTGCCGGTCCTGAACAGCGCGGCCTGA
- a CDS encoding glycosyltransferase family 2 protein, whose protein sequence is MSSVLQPATSGQDFEGPSTVGKYRPISSHLAIAPPVSVVIPAMNEAENLPYVFKTLPDWIHEVVLVDGNSTDDTVQVARELWPGVKVVGQQGRGKGDALITGFEACSGDIIVMVDADGSADGNEIVSYVSALVSGADFAKGSRFANGGGTDDMTFIRMLGNRVLCAIVNRKFGARYTDLCYGYNAFWRHCLDEIELDCTGFEIETLINIRVVKAGLKVQEIPSHEYLRIHGVSNLRAVRDGLRVLRVILKERSNRRALRRLARRSPMLDSVRGEVS, encoded by the coding sequence ATGAGTTCCGTTCTGCAGCCGGCGACCTCGGGCCAGGATTTCGAAGGCCCGTCGACCGTCGGCAAGTACCGGCCCATCTCCTCTCACCTGGCCATCGCGCCACCGGTGAGCGTGGTCATCCCCGCGATGAACGAGGCCGAGAACCTTCCGTACGTCTTCAAGACCCTGCCGGACTGGATCCACGAAGTGGTCCTGGTCGACGGCAACTCCACCGACGACACCGTCCAGGTCGCGCGTGAACTGTGGCCCGGCGTCAAGGTCGTCGGACAGCAGGGCCGGGGCAAGGGCGACGCCCTGATCACCGGCTTCGAGGCGTGCAGCGGCGACATCATCGTGATGGTCGACGCGGACGGCTCGGCCGACGGCAACGAGATCGTGTCGTACGTCTCGGCCCTCGTCTCCGGCGCGGACTTCGCCAAGGGCTCCCGCTTCGCCAACGGCGGCGGCACCGACGACATGACCTTCATCCGCATGCTGGGCAACCGGGTCCTGTGCGCCATCGTCAACCGCAAGTTCGGCGCCCGCTACACCGACCTGTGCTACGGCTACAACGCGTTCTGGCGGCACTGCCTGGACGAGATCGAGCTCGACTGCACCGGCTTCGAGATAGAGACCCTGATCAACATCCGGGTCGTCAAGGCCGGGCTGAAGGTCCAGGAGATCCCCAGCCACGAGTACCTGCGCATCCACGGCGTCAGCAACCTGCGCGCCGTCCGCGACGGGCTGCGGGTCCTGCGGGTGATCCTCAAGGAGCGGTCCAACCGGCGTGCGCTGCGCCGTCTGGCCCGCCGCTCGCCGATGCTCGACTCGGTCCGGGGAGAGGTGTCTTGA
- a CDS encoding glycosyltransferase family 2 protein, translating to MSTIDVSVVICVYTENRWEDILAAVASVRAQTHPALETLLVVDHNPTLLDRLRSEYKETDEVRVLPNAGPRGLSAGRNTGIAASHGEVVAFLDDDAVAERDWLRRFADPYSDPRVLAVGGRAVPVWSSGRRPDWFPEEFDWVVGCSYRGLPPGRVRVRNILGGNASFRRSAFDFVGGFATGIGRDGSKRPMGGEETDLCIRLSHARPDAILLMDDRAVIHHKVPEGRERFGYFRTRAYAEGLSKALVARSVGAGKGLETERRYTTRVLPAGVARGLRDLLLGRPGGARRAGAIVAGVLTAAGGYVVGSLRARRAGTTFAVVPISLDDVERAA from the coding sequence TTGAGCACGATCGACGTCTCCGTCGTCATCTGTGTGTACACCGAAAACCGCTGGGAGGACATCCTCGCGGCGGTCGCCTCGGTGCGGGCGCAGACCCACCCGGCCCTGGAGACCCTGCTCGTCGTCGACCACAACCCGACCCTCCTGGACCGGCTGAGAAGCGAGTACAAGGAGACCGACGAGGTACGGGTGCTGCCCAACGCGGGCCCCCGCGGTCTGTCGGCCGGCCGCAACACCGGCATCGCCGCCTCGCACGGCGAGGTCGTCGCCTTCCTCGACGACGACGCCGTCGCCGAACGGGACTGGCTGCGCCGGTTCGCCGACCCCTACTCCGACCCCCGGGTCCTCGCCGTGGGCGGCCGGGCGGTGCCCGTCTGGTCCTCCGGCCGGCGGCCCGACTGGTTCCCCGAGGAGTTCGACTGGGTGGTGGGCTGCTCGTACCGGGGCCTGCCGCCCGGCCGGGTCCGGGTACGCAACATCCTCGGCGGGAACGCCTCCTTCCGGCGCAGCGCGTTCGACTTCGTGGGCGGCTTCGCCACCGGCATCGGACGCGACGGCAGCAAACGCCCGATGGGCGGCGAGGAGACGGATCTGTGCATCCGGCTCAGCCACGCGAGACCCGACGCCATCCTGCTGATGGACGACCGCGCGGTGATCCACCACAAGGTGCCCGAAGGGCGCGAGCGCTTCGGGTACTTCCGCACGCGCGCCTACGCCGAGGGCCTGTCCAAGGCGCTCGTCGCCCGCAGCGTCGGCGCGGGCAAGGGGCTGGAGACCGAACGCCGGTACACCACCCGGGTGTTGCCGGCCGGTGTGGCCCGCGGACTGCGCGACCTGCTGCTGGGCCGGCCCGGCGGGGCCCGGCGGGCGGGCGCGATCGTCGCCGGGGTGCTGACCGCGGCCGGCGGGTACGTGGTCGGCAGCCTGCGGGCGCGGCGGGCGGGGACGACGTTCGCCGTGGTGCCGATCTCGCTGGACGACGTGGAGCGTGCCGCATGA
- a CDS encoding polysaccharide deacetylase family protein, giving the protein MTPARVPILMYHAVAADPSDATRTLSVTPEAFAGQLAVIADRGLTPLTTADLAARWRDGRPLPDRPVLITFDDGYEGVHRHALPALAKHGFPATLFVSTGWIRGAYDTGGGLDTMLDWRQVRQLADSGVEIGGHSHTHPQLDQLDDAALRAELTRCRDIVADELGALPVSFAYPYGYSSRRVRAAVRGHGFDQALAVGNSLARRAQGPYALRRVTVRRTTDTAEFERLLDGRAIGRTFARDRALTKGYAVVRRTRQLQRLV; this is encoded by the coding sequence ATGACGCCGGCGCGCGTACCGATCCTCATGTACCACGCGGTCGCCGCCGACCCCAGCGACGCCACCCGCACGCTCTCGGTCACGCCCGAGGCGTTCGCCGGACAGCTGGCGGTGATCGCGGACCGGGGTCTGACCCCGCTCACCACCGCCGACCTGGCGGCCCGCTGGCGGGACGGCCGACCGCTGCCGGACCGCCCGGTCCTGATCACCTTCGACGACGGTTACGAGGGCGTGCACCGGCACGCCCTCCCGGCCCTGGCCAAGCACGGTTTCCCGGCCACCCTGTTCGTCTCCACCGGCTGGATCCGGGGCGCCTACGACACCGGCGGCGGCCTGGACACCATGCTGGACTGGCGTCAGGTACGCCAACTGGCGGACTCGGGCGTCGAGATCGGCGGCCACAGCCACACCCATCCGCAGCTCGACCAGCTCGACGACGCGGCGCTGCGCGCCGAGCTGACCCGCTGCCGGGACATCGTCGCCGACGAACTGGGCGCCCTGCCCGTGTCGTTCGCCTACCCGTACGGCTACTCCAGCCGCCGGGTGCGGGCGGCGGTGCGCGGACACGGATTCGACCAGGCGCTCGCCGTGGGCAACTCCCTCGCCCGCCGCGCCCAGGGGCCGTACGCCCTGCGGCGGGTGACGGTACGGCGCACCACGGACACCGCGGAGTTCGAACGGCTGCTCGACGGCCGTGCGATCGGCCGTACGTTCGCCCGGGACCGGGCGCTGACCAAGGGGTACGCGGTGGTCCGGCGGACCCGGCAACTCCAGCGGCTGGTGTGA
- a CDS encoding DUF5925 domain-containing protein: MSAQPQDALPIRLNVDDSDSPSDVVDALFLGRFATGEQPYSHAANIDRVRSGATLLPPQARVLRVARDDDRSATLAEGDGWTLLISRWNRGADVTVTATTAELAAKVLDEATDGAADEPEPQPENVTMGFWYVSPRRGPHRTTRQISAGTWDEVRANYTAPVAEAMDSLMGTTPENIAGRLLLLHGPPGTGKTSALRTLARSWREWCQVDCVLDPERLFSDVGYLMDIAIGEEDGTGKGRWRLLLLEDCDELIRGEAKHTAGQALSRLLNLTDGLLGQGRNVLVGVTTNEDLERLHPAVVRPGRCLARIEVGPLTQREAVDWLGREAVGGEEAVGREGATLAELYALRRGTSPTSLPEPRGRSDAGLYL; this comes from the coding sequence ATGTCTGCCCAGCCACAGGACGCTCTGCCGATCCGGCTCAACGTCGACGACTCCGACTCCCCGTCCGATGTCGTCGACGCGCTGTTCCTCGGCCGCTTCGCGACGGGCGAGCAGCCGTACTCGCACGCCGCGAACATCGACCGCGTACGCTCCGGCGCGACCCTGCTGCCGCCGCAGGCCCGTGTGCTGCGCGTCGCCCGCGACGACGACCGCAGCGCCACCCTGGCCGAGGGGGACGGCTGGACGCTGCTGATCTCCCGCTGGAACCGCGGCGCCGACGTCACGGTCACCGCGACCACCGCCGAACTGGCCGCGAAGGTGCTCGACGAGGCCACCGACGGCGCGGCGGACGAACCCGAGCCCCAGCCGGAGAACGTGACCATGGGGTTCTGGTACGTCTCCCCGCGGCGTGGCCCGCACCGCACCACCCGCCAGATCTCCGCGGGCACCTGGGACGAGGTGCGCGCCAACTACACCGCACCCGTCGCCGAGGCGATGGACAGCCTGATGGGGACGACCCCGGAGAACATCGCGGGCCGGCTGCTCCTGCTGCACGGCCCGCCCGGCACCGGCAAGACCTCGGCGCTGCGCACGCTGGCCCGGTCCTGGCGGGAGTGGTGCCAGGTGGACTGCGTCCTGGACCCCGAACGACTGTTCTCCGACGTCGGCTATCTGATGGACATCGCGATCGGCGAGGAGGACGGCACGGGCAAGGGCCGCTGGCGGCTGCTGCTCCTGGAGGACTGCGACGAGCTGATCCGCGGCGAGGCCAAGCACACGGCGGGCCAGGCCCTGTCCCGGCTGCTGAACCTCACCGACGGTCTTCTCGGCCAGGGCCGCAACGTCCTGGTCGGCGTGACCACCAACGAGGACCTGGAGCGCCTGCACCCCGCCGTCGTCCGTCCCGGACGCTGCCTGGCCCGCATCGAGGTCGGCCCGCTGACCCAGCGGGAGGCCGTGGACTGGTTGGGCAGGGAGGCCGTCGGCGGGGAGGAAGCCGTCGGCCGCGAGGGCGCGACGCTGGCGGAGCTGTACGCACTGCGCCGGGGCACGTCCCCCACCTCGCTGCCGGAGCCTCGGGGGCGGTCGGACGCGGGGCTGTACCTCTAG
- a CDS encoding DUF72 domain-containing protein yields the protein MTLHVGTSGWQYKDWRGVLYPADVPVRRWLEEYAERFATVEINNAFYRLPSRETFASWAGRVPSDFVVAVKASRYLTHIKRLRDPEEPVHRLMTHAAGLGARLGPILLQLPPTLRADAGLLDACLSCFPSDARVAVEPRDASWWTPAVRKVLEARGAALCWADVRARPSTPLWRTADWGYVRFHEGRAQPWPRYGQHALETWVDRVATTWQDGNDVYAYFNNDLGGAAVGDAALFGRTAERADLTVTRTPRALAARG from the coding sequence ATGACGCTGCACGTCGGCACGTCGGGCTGGCAGTACAAGGACTGGAGGGGCGTCCTGTACCCGGCCGACGTGCCCGTGCGGCGGTGGCTGGAGGAGTACGCGGAGCGTTTCGCCACCGTCGAGATCAACAACGCCTTCTACCGGCTGCCGTCGCGGGAGACGTTCGCGTCCTGGGCCGGGCGCGTCCCGTCGGACTTCGTGGTCGCGGTCAAGGCGAGCCGCTATCTGACCCACATCAAGCGGCTGCGGGACCCCGAGGAGCCGGTGCACCGGCTGATGACCCACGCGGCCGGACTCGGCGCCCGCCTCGGCCCAATCCTCCTCCAGCTACCGCCGACGCTGCGGGCCGATGCCGGGCTGCTGGACGCCTGTCTGTCCTGCTTCCCGTCCGACGCCCGGGTGGCCGTCGAACCGCGCGACGCGTCGTGGTGGACGCCGGCCGTGCGGAAGGTGCTGGAAGCGCGAGGCGCGGCCCTGTGCTGGGCCGACGTACGGGCCCGCCCGTCCACCCCGCTGTGGCGGACCGCCGACTGGGGCTACGTCCGCTTCCACGAGGGCCGCGCCCAGCCGTGGCCGCGCTACGGTCAGCACGCCCTGGAGACCTGGGTCGACCGCGTCGCGACGACCTGGCAGGACGGGAACGACGTGTACGCGTACTTCAACAACGACCTGGGCGGCGCGGCGGTCGGGGACGCGGCACTGTTCGGCAGGACGGCGGAGCGGGCGGATCTGACGGTGACCCGCACTCCCCGCGCGCTCGCGGCGCGCGGCTGA
- a CDS encoding GntR family transcriptional regulator translates to MTLKIHIDESAAPYEQVRAQIAGQARSGALPVGYRLPTVRGLAESLGLAANTVAKAYRALEADGVIETRGRNGTFVAAAGSAAEREAAGAAQAYAERVRRLGLTEEQASAAVRDALRAAYQA, encoded by the coding sequence GTGACCTTGAAGATCCACATCGATGAGAGCGCCGCGCCGTACGAACAGGTGCGGGCGCAGATCGCCGGGCAGGCCCGGTCGGGAGCGCTGCCGGTCGGGTACCGGCTGCCGACGGTGCGGGGACTGGCCGAGTCGCTCGGCCTCGCCGCGAACACCGTCGCCAAGGCGTACCGGGCGCTGGAGGCGGACGGGGTGATCGAGACCCGGGGGCGCAACGGCACGTTCGTCGCCGCGGCGGGCTCGGCGGCGGAGCGGGAGGCGGCGGGCGCCGCGCAGGCCTACGCCGAGCGGGTGCGGCGGCTGGGGCTCACCGAGGAGCAGGCGTCGGCGGCCGTGCGGGATGCCCTGCGGGCGGCCTACCAGGCGTGA
- a CDS encoding GNAT family N-acetyltransferase: MTVIVRDLRPGAPADIEGFIQVRHLALPYVFFSPASVLHGLSRSHPDAHARRLVAVEDGEIIGTAQVGLAHDSPEPGQGSLNVYVDPARTGRGAGALLVRAAEEHLAAHGATRLFSWVLDEPGHRAFAERRGYRASRCAHFLRLDLAGTTLPPLQDPPPGVELRTAADFADDPRPLFALDAEAGSDEPGDIDTEFTDYEAWVDEYWKHPHLNLDLTSVAVAEGRPVAFSVAHSHGADRYGTAMTGTARAHRGRGLAKLAKNDSLHRARAAGYTEAYTGNDADNGPMLAINKWFGYEICATEVRYVRELG, translated from the coding sequence ATGACCGTCATCGTGCGCGATCTGCGCCCCGGCGCGCCTGCCGACATCGAGGGTTTCATCCAGGTCCGGCACCTCGCCCTGCCCTACGTGTTCTTCAGCCCGGCCTCCGTACTGCACGGCCTCTCCCGGTCCCACCCCGACGCCCACGCCCGCAGGCTGGTGGCGGTGGAGGACGGCGAGATCATCGGGACGGCCCAGGTGGGGCTCGCCCACGACAGCCCGGAACCCGGCCAGGGCTCGCTCAACGTGTACGTGGACCCGGCGCGCACCGGACGCGGCGCGGGCGCCCTGCTGGTCCGCGCGGCCGAGGAGCACCTGGCCGCGCACGGGGCGACGAGGCTGTTCAGCTGGGTCCTGGACGAGCCGGGCCACCGTGCCTTCGCCGAGCGCCGGGGCTACCGGGCGAGCCGCTGCGCCCACTTCCTCCGCCTGGACCTGGCCGGCACCACCCTGCCGCCGCTCCAGGACCCCCCGCCCGGCGTCGAGCTGCGCACGGCCGCCGACTTCGCCGACGACCCGCGCCCGCTGTTCGCCCTGGACGCGGAGGCGGGGTCGGACGAACCGGGCGACATCGACACCGAGTTCACGGACTACGAGGCCTGGGTCGACGAGTACTGGAAGCATCCCCACCTGAACCTGGACCTGACCTCGGTCGCCGTGGCCGAGGGCCGCCCCGTCGCCTTCAGCGTGGCCCACAGCCACGGAGCCGATCGCTACGGCACAGCCATGACCGGCACCGCCCGCGCCCACCGCGGCCGGGGCCTGGCCAAGCTCGCCAAGAACGACTCCCTGCACCGTGCCCGGGCCGCGGGGTACACGGAGGCGTACACGGGCAACGACGCGGACAACGGGCCGATGCTCGCGATCAACAAGTGGTTCGGTTACGAGATCTGCGCGACGGAGGTGCGGTATGTCCGCGAACTCGGCTGA
- a CDS encoding DUF402 domain-containing protein, with protein sequence MSANSAEPVRSVDVVLVKGGRTKIRYAAEPLSDDGTRIAVRAPWAGDGVRDFGFVRFEAGDVFTEYYWRDRWYAVKEVRTASGALKGWYCDITRPAILSGTELVVEDLDLDLWRSADGTDVRRLDEDEFEESGLAQRDPEAATAAVAALNELEALARGGDFEALLK encoded by the coding sequence ATGTCCGCGAACTCGGCTGAACCGGTGCGGTCGGTGGACGTCGTCCTCGTCAAGGGCGGCCGGACGAAGATCCGTTACGCGGCCGAGCCGCTGTCCGACGACGGCACCCGGATCGCCGTGCGCGCCCCCTGGGCCGGTGACGGCGTACGCGACTTCGGGTTCGTACGGTTCGAGGCGGGTGACGTCTTCACGGAGTACTACTGGCGTGACCGCTGGTACGCGGTGAAGGAGGTCCGCACCGCGTCCGGCGCGTTGAAGGGCTGGTACTGCGACATCACCCGCCCGGCCATCCTGTCCGGTACCGAGCTGGTCGTCGAGGACCTCGACCTGGACCTGTGGCGCTCCGCCGACGGGACGGACGTCCGCCGACTGGACGAGGACGAGTTCGAGGAGAGCGGGCTCGCGCAAAGGGACCCGGAGGCCGCGACCGCCGCCGTGGCCGCTCTGAACGAGCTGGAGGCTCTGGCACGCGGCGGCGACTTCGAGGCCCTGCTGAAGTGA
- a CDS encoding class I SAM-dependent methyltransferase, translating to MVKKSDEANPSGVDWDAAAPAFDEEPDHGLRDPEVRAAWARRLRTWLPERGGDVLDLGCGTGSLSLLAAERGHRVTGVDLSQPMIDLARAKLAGRDAVFLLGDAAAPPVGEQRFDALLVRHVLWALPDPARALRHWRDLLRPGGRLVLVEGVWGTVAPVGIPADRLTALLAPLTAHARVERLSQDAALWGGAVDDERYAVVARIQR from the coding sequence ATGGTGAAAAAGAGTGACGAAGCGAATCCGTCCGGTGTCGACTGGGACGCGGCGGCGCCCGCCTTCGACGAGGAGCCGGACCACGGCCTGCGCGACCCCGAGGTGCGCGCGGCCTGGGCCCGGCGGCTGCGCACCTGGCTGCCGGAGCGCGGTGGTGACGTTCTCGACCTCGGCTGCGGCACCGGCAGCCTGTCGCTCCTCGCGGCCGAACGGGGACACCGGGTGACGGGGGTCGACCTGTCCCAGCCCATGATCGACCTGGCCCGCGCCAAACTCGCCGGGCGTGACGCGGTGTTCCTCCTCGGTGACGCGGCGGCGCCCCCGGTCGGCGAGCAGCGCTTCGACGCCCTCCTCGTACGGCATGTGCTGTGGGCCCTGCCCGACCCCGCCCGGGCCCTGCGGCACTGGCGCGACCTGCTGCGTCCGGGAGGTCGGCTCGTGCTGGTCGAGGGCGTGTGGGGGACCGTCGCCCCGGTCGGCATACCGGCGGACCGGCTCACCGCCCTGCTGGCCCCGCTGACCGCGCACGCGCGCGTGGAGCGGCTGTCGCAGGACGCGGCGTTGTGGGGCGGGGCCGTGGACGACGAGCGGTACGCGGTGGTGGCGAGGATCCAGAGGTGA
- a CDS encoding GNAT family N-acetyltransferase, whose amino-acid sequence MTSEEIRPAAAADVPAVKAVTDAAYAHYVERIGRVPQPMEADHAANVAAGKVYVTGDPAGGAVVGLVVVEAFTDHLFLDSVAVHPDAHGKGVGRRLLHFVDAHAYALGLPEVRLYTNALMWENQKIYPRYGYEFVERRVDGPYDRLHYRKRLD is encoded by the coding sequence ATGACGAGCGAGGAGATCCGGCCCGCGGCGGCGGCCGACGTACCGGCGGTGAAGGCCGTCACGGACGCGGCGTACGCGCACTACGTCGAGCGCATCGGGCGTGTGCCGCAGCCCATGGAGGCGGACCACGCGGCGAACGTGGCCGCGGGGAAGGTGTACGTGACCGGCGATCCGGCCGGCGGCGCGGTGGTCGGACTGGTGGTGGTCGAGGCGTTCACGGACCACCTGTTCCTCGACAGCGTCGCCGTCCACCCGGACGCCCACGGCAAGGGCGTCGGGCGGCGGCTGCTGCACTTCGTGGACGCACACGCGTACGCGCTCGGCCTGCCCGAGGTCAGGCTCTACACGAACGCGCTGATGTGGGAGAACCAGAAGATCTACCCGAGGTACGGCTACGAGTTCGTGGAACGTCGTGTGGACGGACCGTACGACCGCCTCCACTACCGAAAGCGGCTGGACTGA
- a CDS encoding lytic polysaccharide monooxygenase, with translation MSARRKAAAVAALGPVPPAPATPCTAPAAAHGSMGDPVSRVSQCCAEGPESPRPDACRAAVAAGGTQAPYDRNGVRTGDADGRLRELIPDGRLCSADNEEFKGLDLARADRAATGVDSGSCTFGYRVTAPHKVTFKVCLTKAGYDPVAQGVSTFSGTLPERSGRQLPYAIRQRSDSHSGA, from the coding sequence ATGTCCGCACGCCGCAAGGCCGCAGCCGTCGCCGCCCTCGGTCCGGTCCCGCCGGCCCCGGCCACGCCGTGCACCGCGCCGGCGGCCGCGCACGGGTCGATGGGCGATCCGGTCAGCCGGGTGTCGCAGTGCTGTGCGGAGGGTCCGGAGAGCCCGAGGCCGGACGCCTGCAGGGCGGCGGTCGCGGCGGGCGGGACGCAGGCGCCGTACGACCGGAACGGCGTCCGCACCGGCGACGCCGACGGACGCCTCCGGGAGCTGATCCCGGACGGCAGGCTGTGCAGCGCGGACAACGAGGAGTTCAAGGGCCTGGACCTGGCCCGCGCCGACCGGGCGGCGACGGGCGTCGACAGCGGCTCGTGCACCTTCGGGTACCGCGTGACCGCCCCGCACAAGGTCACCTTCAAGGTCTGCCTCACCAAGGCCGGTTACGACCCGGTCGCGCAGGGCGTCTCCACATTCTCCGGGACTCTGCCCGAGCGGTCCGGCAGACAACTGCCGTATGCGATCCGGCAGCGCTCGGACAGCCACTCCGGGGCCTGA